In one window of Cydia fagiglandana chromosome 1, ilCydFagi1.1, whole genome shotgun sequence DNA:
- the LOC134677901 gene encoding E3 ubiquitin-protein ligase RNF8-like isoform X1 — protein MEDQFPILCSSKPLKPEFVKFQRIAITSEDFKLGRGLQNSVVIPFVCLSRDHCVFKKIDDNWILEDCSSFGIEVNGNKLGKGQKRKLNNQDVIKLESSNEFVYKFVSTSEQSTPCKRRKLEVDENHDFIDNVKKKFEESQSCEIQHIEEKIQNAKHMQTTSKRLKEQLQLDLSRKEQQLHDDYAAQIKKLKGQHDEVEQQKALLIEERDLQLAAVKVEMEGKIASLMEQISKHNETESELIQENNALKDKLLKERDEFLSELNRESSSKQEMLDKLEARIREQEEVRLKEKKELEETLRRETEQLRLAKEKELKELEEQKLIREKELQEELNNIKNNLAKQIELHENEKRKAEQLLIQQKEQLQKLSDEEKSKIKQLIEERAEIEKKLAVAEADAGKSIQTLEEHVKKREIELSALAADRIQQQAEQSSEVISSLQAQLEKVRHQLQSVETEKKSLLESLTVTCVGEGSKSADVEDIIETELQCSICSELFINAMTLGCSHSFCKYCIDKWKKNKRECPICRTVITSECKSIVLDSLIERMMQTSEETKQKRQEILNARAELAAKEATTSYAGTTRGGNSDDDSSTASESDNDGEGSWPEEDDYENYDDEYDWGPADDYEHPLDVFFGRGGRFFRDYRGHYSSSSDSDSGSDLDPDAAAADAGAARGAAAGDGAAGGDGAAGGGGGAAAAGGAAGGGAAGVLPAPAGGAGAAGGPRGQDGERAAGANGRRRRRYVPGLPGAYYGGYGRCFRCRARGHWAPGCPDR, from the exons ATGGAAGATCAGTTTCCGATACTGTGTTCCTCAAAACCTTTAAAGCCAGAATTTGTAAAATTCCAAAGAATCGCAATTACCTCTGAAGAT TTCAAACTTGGTCGTGGTCTTCAAAACTCAGTCGTTATACCGTTCGTTTGTCTGTCTAGAGATCATTgtgtatttaagaaaatagacgATAACTGGATATTAGAAGATTGCAGTTCCTTTGGCATTGAAGTAAATGGAAACAAACTAGGCAAAGGCCAAAAGCGCAAACTAAACAATCAGGATGTAATAAAGCTAGAATCTTCCAATGAATTTGTGTACAAATTCGTGAGTACAAGTGAACAGTCGACGCCATGTAAGAGAAGAAAACTAGAGGTGGATGAGAACCATGATTTTATTGATAATGTCAAAAAGAAATTTGAGGAATCGCAGAGTTGTGAAATACAGCATATTGAGGAGAAAATCCAGAATGCGAAACACATGCAGACAACTAGTAAGAGATTAAAAGAGCAGTTACAGTTAGATTTGAGTAGAAAAGAGCAGCAACTGCATGATGATTATGCGGCTcagataaagaaattgaaaGGACAGCATGATGAGGTGGAGCAGCAGAAGGCGCTGCTCATTGAGGAGAGGGACCTACAGTTGGCGGCCGTTAAAGTGGAAATGGAGGGGAAAATAGCATCCCTAATG GAGCAAATATCCAAGCATAATGAAACCGAGTCAGAACTGATTCAAGAAAATAATGCTCTCAAAGATAAATTATTGAAAGAGAGGGACGAGTTCCTATCCGAGCTGAACCGAGAGAGTTCCTCCAAGCAAGAGATGCTGGATAAGTTAGAAGCCAGGATACGGGAGCAGGAAGAAGTGCGGCTGAAAGAAAAGAAGGAGTTGGAGGAGACGTTGCGGAGAGAGACTGAACAACTTAGACTTGCTAAAGAAAag GAACTAAAAGAATTAGAAGAACAAAAACTAATCAGAGAAAAAGAGTTACAagaagaattaaataatataaagaaTAATCTCGCAAAACAGATAGAGTTACATGAAAATGAGAAGCGGAAAGCGGAACAACTCCTCATACAGCAGAAGGAGCAGCTCCAGAAACTCAGTGATGAGGAGAAATCAAAGATTAAACAACTA ATAGAGGAGCGTGCGGAAATCGAAAAGAAACTTGCTGTGGCTGAAGCCGATGCCGGCAAGTCCATACAGACATTAGAG GAACATGTAAAGAAACGTGAGATAGAACTATCAGCGTTAGCGGCCGACCGGATCCAGCAGCAAGCAGAGCAGTCCAGCGAGGTCATCAGCTCCCTGCAGGCGCAGCTGGAGAAG GTGCGACACCAGCTACAATCAGTAGAAACCGAAAAGAAGTCCCTCCTCGAGAGCCTAACAGTGACCTGCGTGGGCGAGGGCTCCAAAAGTGCCGACGTGGAAGACATCATAGAAACAGAGCTGCAGTGCAGCATCTGTTCTGAGCTCTTCATCAACGCCATGACCCTGGGCTGCTCGCACAGCTTCTGCAAGTACTGCATCGACAAGTGGAAGAAGAACAAACGAGAATGCCCCATATGCAG GACAGTCATAACATCTGAGTGCAAGAGCATAGTACTGGACTCGCTAATCGAGCGAATGATGCAAACATCGGAGGAGACCAAACAGAAACGCCAAGAGATCCTCAACGCGAGAGCAG AGCTGGCGGCTAAGGAGGCGACCACTTCCTACGCCGGGACCACTCG CGGAGGTAATTCAGATGACGACTCCTCAACCGCCAGCGAGAGCGACAACGACGGGGAGGGCTCGTGGCCGGAGGAGGACGACTACGAGAACTACGACGACGAATATGACTGGGGCCCCGCCGA CGACTACGAACACCCCCTCGACGTATTCttcgggcgcggcgggcgcttCTTCCGCGACTACCGCGGCCACTACTCGTCCAGCTCCGATTCCGACAGTGGATCTGACTTGGATCccgacgccgccgccgccgacgcggGAGCTGCGCGCGGTGCGGCTGCCGGCGACGGTGCCGCGGGGGGGGATGGTGCTGCGGGGGGTGGCggtggcgccgccgccgccggcgg